GCGCACCCAGTTCTTCCTGGGCTTCGCGCACGCGCCGGCCACCCGCAACCTCATCGTGACGACGTTCGCGCTGCGCCGTCGCCTCGCGACCTTCCGCACCATGGGTCTGCCGTCGGCCCGGCAGTCGCTCGTGATGTGGCAGCAGGCGGTGTTCGCCCGCGAGGGTGCCGAGCTCGGCACAGCGGTCCAGGAGGGCACGAACAAGCTCATCCAGGGGGCGTTCGCGGAGACCGCGAAGTCCGTCGAGGCCGTGGCGAACGCGTCCCAGGCTCCGGTCATCACCGAGGACACGATTTGGGCCGTCATCGATTCCGTGAAAGCGCAGTGCGCGGCGATCGTGACGGCGGATCGTGCCGGGCGGGCGCTCCGTGCGCGGAACCTCCAGGCGCTCGAGCGCGGCGAGGCCACCATCGAGGACGCCGTGATCGCGTCGCAGCGCGCCGTGGCGAATGCGAGCCGGTCGACCCCCGCGGTCGCGGCGGGGGATCGCGGTGCGGCGTCGGCCGACGCCGGTGACGACCTCCTCAACAAGCTCACCAACTAGCAGGATCTCTGGGACTCCCGGGATCCTGTGACCTTGGGGTCTTGGGGTCTTGGGGTCTTGGGTTCCTGGGTTCCTGGGTTCCTGGGTTCCTGGGTTTCCTGGTGTGAGCGATTTCTGTTGCACCTCCCAGGATCCTGCCCCGAATTCGCTCACACCCGGGCTGCCTCGTCGCGGTGTGAGCGATTTTTGGGGTCTGGCGCGAGATTGAACCCCGAATTCGCTCACACCCGCTTGGGCTGGGTCGGGAATCGGCGTGGGGCCGGCACATCACGCGGATCCTGCACGTCCCGCGGTCAGGAACCGTGGGATCCATCCGCGTGAACTGAAGGATCCGCTTGGTGTGCCCCCAGCCCACCCCACCCCACCCCAGCCCAGCCCAGCCCAGCCCCCGCCCCGCGAACCGGCCACCGCGCGTCCGCATGAAAGAATGGATCCCATGGCAACCCCCGTGAATCCTCCGCGCGGCATGCGCGATTTCCTCCCCGCCGACAAGGCCCGCCGCGAGCACGCGCTCGGGGTGATCCGCGGAGTGTACCGCGCGCACGGTTTCGACGAGATCGAGACCCCCGTGGTCGAGGACTACGCACGCCTGCACGCCGGTCTCGGCGGGGACAACGAGAAGCTCTCCTTCTCGATCCTGAAGCGGGGGATCCGGCCCGAGGCATTCGAGGCCGCCGCTGCATCCGGCGACGTCGAGCAGCTGGCCGACCTCGGTCTCCGCTTCGACCTCACCGTGCCGCTCACGCGATTCTACGCCTCGCACCGAGCCGAGCTCCCCGCCGTCTTCCGCGCTATCCAGATCGCGCCGGTCTGGCGCGCCGAGCGCCCCCAAAAGGGGCGCTACCGCCAGTTCGTGCAGGCCGACATCGACATCATCGGCGAGGCCGGGCTGCTCGCCGAGATCGAGCTCATCACCGCCACGTCGCAGGCGTTGTCCGAGCTCGGCCTCTCGGGCTGCGTCATCCGCGTCAACGACCGGCGCATCCTCTTCGGGCTGCTGGATCACTGCGGGTTCGCCCCCGAGACCCACGACGGCGCCCTCATCACCATCGACAAGCTCGACAAGATCGGCGCCGCGGGAGTGGTCGAGGAGCTGCGCGGGATCGACCCCGCGGCGGCCGAGCGGCTCGGCGCCGTGCTCGGCGGGATCGAGCCCGCACTCGCCGGCGACGGGATCGCGCTCACCCGCGACGCCATCACTGCGGTGCTGCCCGATGGTGCGGCAGCGGACGGCATCGCCAATCTCGCAGCCCTGGGCGAGGCGCTCGCGGGCGGGCTGCCCGACGGGGTCGCGGTGCAGTTCGACCCGACCCTCGTGCGCGGCATGGGGTACTACACCGGCACGATCTTCGAGGTCGCCCACCCGGGGTCGGGCAGTTCGGTCGGCGGTGGGGGTCGGTACGACGGCATGGTGGGTCGGTTCTTGGGGCAGGACGTCCCCGCCGTCGGATTCTCGATCGGCTTCGAGCGTGTGGTGGATCTCATCGAGCTCCCGGAGACGGATGGACCCGACGCCGTCGTGCTCGTCCACGATGCCGAGGCCGAGTTCGCCGACCTGTTGAGCCTGAAGCGCGAGCTCGTCGAGCGCGGTCACCGGGTCCGGCTCGAGAAGCGGCAGAAGAACATGAAGACGCTGCTCGCGCGCGTCACCGCGGAAGGTTTCGCGAGTTTCGCCGCGGTGCGCCCCGGCGTTCGCGACGTCGACGCGCTGGAATTCCGCCCGCTCGCCGACGAGCGCTCCTAGGCGCTCGCCGACCCCCCACTCCGCCCGCGAGAAACGCTTGACGGGGGAGAGGGCCGACTGGCACTCTGTACTCCTCATTGTGTGAAATTAGGGAGTTCCTATGAGTACCTCGATCTTCGTCAACATCGCCACCGCCGACCTCGAACGCGCCAAGGCGTTCTACACCGCGCTCGGGTGCGAGATCAATCCGCTCTTCACCGACGAGAACGCGGCGTGTGTCGTCTGGGACGAGCAGGTCTTCTTCATGGTGCTCACGCGCGAGTACTTCGCGACATTCACCGACAAGGTGCTCGCGGACACCGCGACCACGGCCCAGGTACTCATCGCACTCTCCCGCGAGTCGCGCGAGGCCGTGGACGCGGTGCTCGAGGCGGGTTTGGCCGCGGGCGGATCGGAGCCCAAGGCGGCTCAGGACTACGGCTTCATGTACTCCCGCGACCTGGAGGATCCCGACGGCAACATCCTCGAGTTCCTCTACATGGATCCCGCAGCTGTGGAGCAGGGCCCCGAAGCGTTCATGGCGGACTCCGAGTAGCCCGCGACCGCGCTCCGAGTCTGTGGAATTCGGACCGACGCCCCGCGGCTGACGGCTAAACTGGTGTGCGGCGCGGGTCTTCCCGTGCCGCACACGATCCCGAACACTGGCAGACACCCCAAGGAGCGCATGGTGGCATTTATCGACGCGGTAATCGCACGCGAGATTCTCGATTCGCGTGGCAACCCGACTGTTGAGGTCGAGGTTGGCCTCACCGACGATTCGGTGGGCCGTGCCGCGGTGCCGTCCGGTGCCTCGACCGGGGCGTTCGAAGCCTACGAACTGCGCGATGGCGACGCCGACCGCTACCTCGGCAAGGGCGTCACCAAGGCCGTCGACGCCGTCTTCGACGTGCTCGCCCCCGCGGTCGAGGGCTTCGCAGCCGACGACCAGCGGATCATCGACCAGGTGCTCATCGAGGTCGACGGCACCGAGAACAAGCAGCGCGTGGGCGCCAACGCGATCCTCGGCATCAGCCTCGCCGTCGCGCACGCCGCGGCCGCCTCCGCCGAGCTCCCGCTCTACCGCTACCTCGGTGGCCCCAACGCGAGCACCCTGCCCGTGCCGCTCATGAACATCATCAACGGTGGCGCGCACGCCGACACCGGCGTCGACATCCAGGAGTTCATGGCGGTGCCGCTGGGCGCCGAGACCTTTTCCGAGGGCCTCCGCTGGGGCGTCGAGGTGTACCACGCGCTCAAGGCGCTGCTGAACGAGAAGGGCCTCTCGACCGGCCTGGGCGACGAGGGCGGCTTCGCCCCCGACCTGCCGACGAACGCCGAGGCGCTCGACCTGATCGTCGAGGCGATCACGCGCGCGGGTCTCGAGCCGGGTCGCGACGTGGCGGTGGCGCTCGACGTGGCCTCGTCGGAGTTCTACGCCGACGGCGTCTACACGTTCGAGGGTCAGCAGCGCACGGCCGAGGAGATGACCGCCTACTACGAGGATCTGCTGAACCGCTACCCGCTCGTCTCGATCGAGGACCCGCTCGACGAGGGGGACTGGGACGGCTGGAAGCACCTCACCGACCGCCTCGGCAGCCGCGTCCAGCTCGTCGGCGACGATCTCTTCGTCACGAATCCGAAGCGCCTCGCCGACGGCATCGAGAAGGGCGTCGCGAACTCGCTCCTCGTCAAGGTGAACCAGATCGGCACGCTCACCGAGACCTTCGACGCCGTGCAGCTCGCGCAGCGCGCCGGCTACACGGCCGTCATGTCGCACCGCTCGGGTGAGACCGAGGACGTGACGATCGCCGACCTCGCCGTCGCCACGGACTGCGGGCAGATCAAGACCGGCGCTCCCGCCCGCTCCGACCGCGTGGCGAAGTACAACCAGCTGCTCCGCATCGAGGAGGAGCTCGGCGGCGCCGCGAAGTACGCCGGCCGCGGCGCCTTCCCGCGGTTCTCCGCCTAACCCGCACCCCACGGAAACGACGACACGGTGACACGCTGGACCGAGGACCTCGGGGCCTGGGTCTCGAGCCTGCGCTTCAGCGGATTCACCGTGCTCGTCGTGATCCTGGTGCTCGCGGGCGCCGTGATCGTGAGCCCGAGCCTCTCCACGTTCGTGCAGCAGCAGCGCGAGATCGCCGAGCTGCGCGAGAGCGTGCGGCTGAGCCAGGAGGCGGTCGATGAGATCGACGCGGAGCGTGCGAAGTGGAAGGATCCGGTGTACGTGCGAGCGCAGGCGCGGGATCGCCTCTTCTACGTCCTTCCCGGCGAGACCCAGCTGAGTGTGATCGACGA
Above is a genomic segment from Leucobacter rhizosphaerae containing:
- the hisS gene encoding histidine--tRNA ligase, with translation MATPVNPPRGMRDFLPADKARREHALGVIRGVYRAHGFDEIETPVVEDYARLHAGLGGDNEKLSFSILKRGIRPEAFEAAAASGDVEQLADLGLRFDLTVPLTRFYASHRAELPAVFRAIQIAPVWRAERPQKGRYRQFVQADIDIIGEAGLLAEIELITATSQALSELGLSGCVIRVNDRRILFGLLDHCGFAPETHDGALITIDKLDKIGAAGVVEELRGIDPAAAERLGAVLGGIEPALAGDGIALTRDAITAVLPDGAAADGIANLAALGEALAGGLPDGVAVQFDPTLVRGMGYYTGTIFEVAHPGSGSSVGGGGRYDGMVGRFLGQDVPAVGFSIGFERVVDLIELPETDGPDAVVLVHDAEAEFADLLSLKRELVERGHRVRLEKRQKNMKTLLARVTAEGFASFAAVRPGVRDVDALEFRPLADERS
- a CDS encoding VOC family protein, which codes for MSTSIFVNIATADLERAKAFYTALGCEINPLFTDENAACVVWDEQVFFMVLTREYFATFTDKVLADTATTAQVLIALSRESREAVDAVLEAGLAAGGSEPKAAQDYGFMYSRDLEDPDGNILEFLYMDPAAVEQGPEAFMADSE
- a CDS encoding FtsB family cell division protein, which translates into the protein MTRWTEDLGAWVSSLRFSGFTVLVVILVLAGAVIVSPSLSTFVQQQREIAELRESVRLSQEAVDEIDAERAKWKDPVYVRAQARDRLFYVLPGETQLSVIDDIIMPVESVEDTDPELSRIQGNWAQGLVVSFLSAGTTDATADELAATDPAAVDPAADPAAADPAATESSTTESEETSP
- the eno gene encoding phosphopyruvate hydratase, whose amino-acid sequence is MAFIDAVIAREILDSRGNPTVEVEVGLTDDSVGRAAVPSGASTGAFEAYELRDGDADRYLGKGVTKAVDAVFDVLAPAVEGFAADDQRIIDQVLIEVDGTENKQRVGANAILGISLAVAHAAAASAELPLYRYLGGPNASTLPVPLMNIINGGAHADTGVDIQEFMAVPLGAETFSEGLRWGVEVYHALKALLNEKGLSTGLGDEGGFAPDLPTNAEALDLIVEAITRAGLEPGRDVAVALDVASSEFYADGVYTFEGQQRTAEEMTAYYEDLLNRYPLVSIEDPLDEGDWDGWKHLTDRLGSRVQLVGDDLFVTNPKRLADGIEKGVANSLLVKVNQIGTLTETFDAVQLAQRAGYTAVMSHRSGETEDVTIADLAVATDCGQIKTGAPARSDRVAKYNQLLRIEEELGGAAKYAGRGAFPRFSA